A stretch of Actinomycetota bacterium DNA encodes these proteins:
- a CDS encoding SDR family oxidoreductase: protein MGIPEPPPLGSSALPEGTFKDTLVAVTGGGTGLGKAIAVEFARLGATVAILGRSPEHLEAGRKAIEEAGGGAVTEECDIRDPEKVALAFEALQLAAGLPDVLVNNAAGNFPVPAEDLSPNGWRAVTQIVLDGTFFCSREFGRRHIAAGTGGAIVNIGAAYSWTGGPGFVHSAAAKAGVKNMTETLAVEWGPYGIRVNNLVPGLFPHEDEAAHILATPGRGQAEDARVPAMRTGRTRELGWAATFLASPYAVYISGATLTVDGANWQRRSMVMPEFHPIREQMGKEPFTL, encoded by the coding sequence ATGGGCATCCCCGAACCACCGCCGCTCGGCTCCTCGGCGCTCCCGGAGGGCACGTTCAAAGACACGCTCGTCGCCGTCACCGGCGGCGGGACCGGGCTCGGCAAGGCGATCGCGGTCGAGTTCGCACGGCTCGGCGCGACGGTCGCGATCCTCGGTCGCAGCCCCGAGCACCTCGAGGCCGGCAGGAAAGCGATCGAGGAAGCCGGCGGCGGCGCGGTCACCGAGGAGTGCGACATCCGCGATCCCGAGAAGGTCGCGCTCGCGTTCGAGGCGTTGCAGCTCGCCGCGGGCCTTCCCGACGTGCTCGTGAACAACGCCGCCGGGAACTTCCCGGTGCCGGCGGAAGACCTCTCGCCGAACGGCTGGCGCGCGGTCACACAGATCGTGCTCGACGGGACGTTCTTCTGCTCGCGCGAGTTCGGACGGCGGCACATCGCCGCCGGCACCGGGGGCGCGATCGTCAACATCGGCGCGGCGTACTCGTGGACGGGCGGGCCCGGCTTCGTGCACTCGGCCGCCGCGAAGGCCGGCGTGAAGAACATGACCGAGACGCTCGCGGTCGAGTGGGGCCCCTACGGGATCCGCGTGAACAACCTCGTGCCGGGCTTGTTCCCGCACGAGGACGAGGCGGCGCACATCCTCGCGACGCCCGGGCGCGGGCAAGCGGAAGACGCACGGGTGCCGGCGATGCGCACAGGTCGAACGCGCGAGCTCGGCTGGGCGGCCACCTTCCTGGCCTCTCCGTACGCCGTCTATATCTCCGGCGCGACGCTCACGGTCGACGGCGCGAACTGGCAGCGCCGCTCGATGGTGATGCCTGAGTTCCACCCGATCAGGGAACAGATGGGGAAGGAACCCTTCACCCTGTAG